The proteins below are encoded in one region of Limnohabitans sp. 63ED37-2:
- a CDS encoding HAMP domain-containing methyl-accepting chemotaxis protein produces MVSVVVGFMGLRGMTQAIASFNFVNTDHLVHLRDLKIISDQYSLNIVDATHKVRSGQLSWADAQKKLAQARSTVKEKWAAHPTDDFVGEELKLVTSIEEAFAKLEEPLNKLQKLFEKEDQEALTEFVEKELYADIDTVVEQLSLFIDAQLIEANSEFEAAEATFEFNRNLTIGIVLAGLLGGLWLALSIIRSITQPLAQVQKVVGDIEKTGNFSLRIDVQQSDEVGRTAKAINRMIDSQQSAVTEVNLVVTALAAGNFGPRIQADLKGDLANMKDAVNNSADAIQGTTRNLVELMAALENGHFSTRVNAHAQGEYQAAMTQAANAMHTLDNMLGDVTSVLQQVAKGNLTRRVQAQGNGELAQLKDNINQSLESLSRAMRAINSNTQQVAAAANQTSQAIGQISDGAQNQTHAIAQLASAVRQTNDAVGDVSRNTTVASQKSQESMSIMQDGMKQMEQMVEVVSSIAANSEKINKITEVIEKIANKTNLLSLNAAIEAARAGEHGKGFSVVAEEVGKLAANSAESSQEIARLVQEAVAETQRAVETVKHVNRGMHQIEQGSRETDTMLQRISSALEEQSAAVEQINSNISSLDAIARSNSAASEEITATVMELSKIADSTRHEVSKFEVN; encoded by the coding sequence TTGGTTTCCGTGGTGGTCGGGTTCATGGGGCTGAGGGGGATGACTCAGGCCATTGCCAGTTTCAATTTCGTGAACACCGATCATTTGGTGCATTTGCGTGACCTGAAAATCATCTCTGACCAATACAGCTTGAACATCGTCGACGCGACGCACAAGGTCCGCTCGGGCCAGCTGTCTTGGGCCGATGCACAAAAGAAATTGGCGCAAGCCCGCAGCACGGTGAAAGAAAAATGGGCCGCACACCCGACCGATGATTTTGTGGGTGAAGAGCTCAAGCTGGTGACCAGCATCGAGGAGGCCTTTGCCAAACTCGAAGAGCCCTTGAACAAATTGCAGAAACTCTTTGAAAAAGAGGATCAAGAAGCCTTGACAGAGTTTGTGGAGAAAGAACTCTACGCAGACATCGACACCGTGGTTGAACAGCTGTCTTTGTTCATCGACGCCCAATTGATCGAAGCCAACAGCGAATTTGAAGCGGCCGAAGCTACCTTTGAATTCAACAGAAACCTGACCATCGGCATCGTGCTGGCGGGCCTGTTGGGCGGCTTGTGGTTGGCTTTGTCCATCATCCGCTCCATCACCCAACCTCTGGCCCAAGTGCAAAAAGTGGTGGGTGACATCGAAAAAACCGGCAACTTCTCTTTGCGCATCGATGTGCAGCAAAGCGATGAAGTGGGCCGCACGGCCAAAGCCATCAACCGCATGATCGACTCGCAGCAATCTGCGGTCACCGAGGTCAACTTGGTGGTCACGGCCTTGGCCGCTGGCAATTTCGGCCCCCGGATCCAAGCCGATCTCAAGGGCGATCTGGCCAACATGAAAGATGCCGTGAACAACTCGGCCGATGCAATCCAGGGCACCACACGCAACCTGGTCGAGTTGATGGCGGCCCTGGAAAATGGCCACTTCTCCACCCGTGTCAATGCCCATGCCCAAGGCGAGTACCAAGCGGCCATGACACAAGCCGCCAATGCCATGCACACCCTGGACAACATGCTGGGCGATGTCACCAGCGTGCTCCAACAAGTGGCCAAAGGCAATCTGACACGCCGGGTTCAAGCCCAGGGCAACGGCGAGTTGGCCCAACTCAAAGACAACATCAACCAATCGTTGGAATCCTTGTCCCGCGCCATGCGGGCCATCAACAGCAACACCCAACAGGTGGCTGCTGCGGCCAACCAGACCAGCCAGGCCATTGGGCAAATCTCTGACGGTGCCCAAAACCAAACCCATGCCATCGCCCAGTTGGCATCCGCCGTTCGGCAGACCAACGACGCGGTGGGCGATGTGTCACGCAACACCACCGTGGCCAGCCAGAAGTCTCAGGAATCGATGAGCATCATGCAAGACGGCATGAAGCAAATGGAACAAATGGTCGAGGTGGTCAGTTCCATCGCTGCCAACTCGGAAAAGATCAACAAGATCACCGAAGTGATCGAAAAGATCGCCAACAAGACCAACTTGCTGTCGCTCAATGCCGCCATTGAAGCGGCACGCGCAGGCGAACATGGCAAAGGCTTCTCGGTGGTTGCCGAAGAGGTGGGCAAATTGGCCGCCAACAGCGCTGAAAGCTCGCAGGAAATCGCGCGACTCGTTCAAGAAGCCGTCGCCGAAACCCAACGCGCCGTGGAAACCGTCAAGCATGTCAACCGCGGCATGCACCAGATCGAACAAGGCTCACGCGAAACCGACACCATGCTGCAAAGAATTTCTTCCGCTTTGGAAGAACAAAGCGCGGCAGTGGAGCAAATCAATTCCAACATTTCGAGCCTCGACGCCATTGCGCGCAGCAACTCTGCCGCCTCCGAAGAGATCACAGCCACGGTCATGGAACTGTCCAAAATCGCAGATTCCACACGCCACGAAGTCAGCAAATTCGAAGTCAACTGA
- a CDS encoding FliH/SctL family protein encodes MTQAETNKLQWKSDPLLMGKKHKAAFAQTSWDQSKERKFGSWTPESNAKHGEELFQSDLPQSAPTDPSAQSGDQAQTSDTNSGDSSATESVHHSHSPNGSALPPSPVSSAPVVLTELNEQQIRIARQQGYVQGLKDGMAKTLHDLETERAKERELIQTITSELAALQNDATRQFEPLRKLSLHIAEQLVRGELSTSGEAVERLVKACVADLNGQENGINVSLNPSDLERVQPLLKNNEPPLHLQPDMSLRPGSVRVRCNDTVIEDLIDHRLEGLARQLLSEPDPWLKNASRLTGSQVESVPSSFAERKKTAIDPEIDDVMEKAPISTAQDIEEVQTPVPTPLPTEEAAAPETTAQEAPAAMEEPAPIAPAATEPAPANPEGDQAYL; translated from the coding sequence ATGACTCAAGCAGAAACCAACAAATTGCAATGGAAGTCAGATCCGCTTCTCATGGGCAAAAAGCACAAAGCTGCCTTTGCTCAAACATCTTGGGATCAATCCAAAGAACGAAAATTTGGCTCTTGGACGCCTGAAAGTAACGCCAAGCACGGCGAGGAACTTTTTCAGAGCGACCTGCCCCAATCCGCGCCCACCGATCCATCGGCGCAATCGGGCGACCAGGCCCAGACCTCTGACACCAACTCTGGTGACTCTTCTGCCACGGAATCGGTCCACCACAGCCACTCCCCCAACGGCAGCGCCCTACCCCCATCGCCCGTGTCGAGTGCACCAGTTGTTTTGACCGAACTGAACGAGCAACAGATCAGAATTGCCCGCCAACAGGGCTATGTTCAGGGCCTCAAAGACGGCATGGCCAAAACTTTGCACGATCTGGAGACGGAACGCGCCAAAGAAAGAGAGCTGATTCAAACCATCACCAGCGAATTGGCCGCGCTGCAAAATGATGCCACCCGCCAATTTGAGCCCCTCAGAAAACTGTCATTGCACATTGCAGAGCAACTGGTGCGGGGTGAATTGTCAACCTCAGGCGAGGCGGTGGAGCGTTTGGTCAAAGCCTGTGTGGCCGACTTGAATGGCCAGGAAAATGGCATCAACGTGTCGCTCAACCCCAGTGATCTGGAGCGGGTTCAGCCCTTGCTCAAAAACAACGAGCCCCCGTTGCATTTGCAGCCTGACATGTCCTTGCGGCCAGGCAGCGTGCGGGTGCGCTGCAACGACACGGTGATCGAGGACCTGATCGACCACAGACTGGAAGGCCTGGCAAGGCAACTGCTTTCCGAGCCCGATCCGTGGCTCAAGAATGCGTCAAGACTGACCGGCTCCCAAGTGGAATCGGTGCCGTCGTCTTTCGCAGAACGCAAGAAAACGGCGATTGACCCAGAAATTGACGATGTGATGGAAAAAGCGCCCATCTCAACCGCTCAAGACATTGAAGAGGTGCAGACACCTGTACCGACACCTTTGCCGACAGAAGAAGCTGCAGCGCCAGAAACCACAGCGCAAGAAGCACCTGCTGCGATGGAAGAACCTGCACCAATAGCCCCTGCTGCAACCGAACCAGCTCCCGCCAACCCTGAAGGCGATCAAGCGTATCTGTAA
- a CDS encoding flagellar FliJ family protein, producing MRQARACWPVLVKKANDEVIQLQTELGQALARVDQLQASHQRLCNMYDEYRLKEQHTQTEALGMQASVNQRQFMVQLLNLQQRVALDLSKAQSTVAELRKKRILADIELQKMQALEEQDQLAVRRDQQKHEQRQLDELGVRQFNLRLQS from the coding sequence ATGCGTCAAGCGCGAGCCTGCTGGCCTGTACTGGTCAAAAAAGCCAACGACGAAGTCATCCAATTGCAAACCGAATTGGGTCAGGCCCTGGCACGAGTGGACCAACTGCAAGCCAGCCACCAAAGGCTTTGCAATATGTACGACGAATACCGGCTCAAAGAACAACACACCCAAACCGAGGCCTTGGGCATGCAGGCCAGTGTGAACCAACGCCAGTTCATGGTCCAGCTGCTTAACCTGCAGCAGCGTGTGGCGCTGGATTTGAGCAAAGCCCAATCCACCGTGGCGGAATTGCGCAAGAAAAGGATTCTGGCCGACATTGAGCTGCAAAAAATGCAGGCCCTGGAAGAACAAGATCAGCTCGCCGTCAGACGCGACCAGCAAAAACACGAACAACGCCAGTTGGATGAGCTCGGGGTTCGCCAGTTCAACCTGCGCCTGCAGTCTTGA
- a CDS encoding flagellin N-terminal helical domain-containing protein, which yields MSVINTNIKSLISQNALTRNGRDVANAMQQLSTGKRINSAADDAAGLAISNKMTSQIRGLNQAVRNANDGISMLQTAEGATQEITNMLQRMRELAVQAANDTYSDTDRDALDKERVELEEEITRIAKNTKWNNMAFLDNAGVTKSFQVGIANNEDSTIAVQFVDLTASGLDVVGLDVSSHVASQSALDKIDTAIADVDDFRANVGAKINRLNFAIDNLTNISINTSASRSRIEDADFAKASSELARTQIIQQAATAVLAQANTDQQSVLKLLQG from the coding sequence ATGTCAGTCATCAATACCAACATCAAGTCATTGATTTCGCAAAATGCGCTGACCCGCAACGGACGCGATGTGGCCAACGCCATGCAGCAACTGTCCACGGGCAAGCGCATCAACTCGGCAGCAGACGATGCGGCGGGCCTGGCCATCAGCAACAAGATGACCTCCCAAATTCGGGGTCTGAACCAGGCTGTGCGCAACGCCAATGACGGTATTTCGATGCTGCAAACGGCCGAAGGCGCGACACAAGAGATCACCAACATGCTCCAGCGCATGCGTGAACTGGCCGTTCAGGCAGCCAACGACACCTACAGCGACACGGACCGGGACGCCCTGGACAAAGAAAGGGTGGAACTGGAAGAGGAAATCACGCGGATTGCCAAAAACACCAAGTGGAACAACATGGCGTTTCTGGACAATGCCGGTGTGACCAAATCATTCCAAGTGGGCATTGCCAACAACGAAGACTCGACGATTGCCGTGCAATTTGTCGACTTGACGGCATCGGGCCTCGATGTTGTGGGTCTGGATGTCTCCAGCCACGTCGCCTCTCAGTCGGCCCTGGACAAAATCGACACGGCCATTGCCGATGTGGATGATTTCCGAGCCAATGTGGGTGCCAAAATCAACCGGCTGAACTTCGCCATTGATAACTTGACGAATATCTCGATCAACACCTCGGCTTCCCGCAGCCGCATCGAAGACGCTGACTTTGCCAAGGCCAGCAGCGAATTGGCACGCACACAAATCATCCAACAGGCGGCCACAGCCGTGCTGGCGCAAGCCAACACAGACCAACAGTCTGTGCTCAAACTCCTGCAGGGCTAA
- the fliG gene encoding flagellar motor switch protein FliG, with the protein MATAKPDDKDAKNDKDAAAAPAGNVPVPMTEELARELAELTGTQRAAVLMLLLGEQQASEIIRFMNPKEVQSLGAAMVSVSDLSQEAVNIVLDEFVTLLKKQTSLGLGTGDYVEKVLKRALGDDKAASVLSRIMPGQGSKGLEILKWMDARSIAEMIRGEHPQVVAIILSVLEYTVAADVLNFLPGESRPEIIQRIASLETVQPSAMEELEQIMMKQFATNSSSKSSSFGGVKAAAQIMNSVKVELEGSIMAGLSQIDADLMQRIQDNMFTFENLVSVDNRGIQAIMRTAEPDLLMVALKGAPDYVKDKFLDNMSARARVMFVDDMEAKGPLRITEVEEAQKNVMRLARKLSDAGELVLAGGGDGFV; encoded by the coding sequence ATGGCTACCGCTAAACCAGACGACAAAGACGCCAAGAACGACAAGGACGCGGCGGCCGCGCCTGCCGGCAATGTGCCCGTCCCGATGACCGAAGAATTGGCCCGGGAACTGGCCGAGTTGACCGGTACCCAACGCGCAGCGGTGTTGATGCTGCTGCTCGGTGAGCAACAGGCCTCCGAAATCATCCGCTTCATGAACCCCAAAGAAGTCCAGTCTCTGGGTGCGGCGATGGTCTCGGTCTCGGACTTGTCCCAAGAGGCGGTGAACATCGTTCTGGACGAGTTCGTGACCTTGCTGAAGAAACAAACCAGCCTGGGTCTGGGCACTGGCGACTACGTTGAGAAAGTGCTCAAACGTGCCCTGGGTGACGACAAGGCGGCCTCGGTGCTCAGCCGCATCATGCCGGGCCAAGGCAGCAAGGGCCTGGAAATTTTGAAGTGGATGGATGCACGCTCGATTGCCGAGATGATCCGAGGCGAACACCCGCAGGTGGTGGCCATCATTTTGTCGGTGCTCGAATACACCGTAGCGGCCGACGTGCTGAACTTTTTGCCAGGCGAGTCGCGCCCGGAAATCATCCAGCGTATTGCCAGCTTGGAGACGGTGCAACCGTCGGCCATGGAAGAGTTGGAACAAATCATGATGAAGCAGTTCGCCACGAACTCCTCGTCCAAATCGTCCAGCTTCGGTGGTGTCAAGGCCGCGGCCCAGATCATGAACTCGGTCAAGGTCGAGCTGGAAGGCTCCATCATGGCCGGTCTGTCGCAGATCGACGCCGACTTGATGCAGCGCATCCAGGACAACATGTTCACCTTCGAGAACCTGGTGAGTGTCGACAACCGAGGCATCCAAGCCATCATGCGCACGGCCGAGCCCGACCTGTTGATGGTGGCCTTGAAAGGCGCACCCGATTACGTCAAAGACAAATTCTTGGACAACATGTCTGCGCGTGCCCGCGTCATGTTTGTCGACGACATGGAGGCCAAAGGCCCTCTGCGCATCACCGAAGTGGAAGAAGCCCAGAAGAACGTCATGCGCCTGGCACGCAAGCTGTCCGATGCGGGCGAGCTGGTGCTGGCTGGAGGCGGCGATGGCTTCGTTTAA
- a CDS encoding FliI/YscN family ATPase: protein MNFDAEVGQLVANLHAPTPQRSGTLARLVGMRLETRGLMAPLGACCEVVGQFGHRVEAEVVGFNDSTLYLLPFTEPQGIGPGARVSVLSHTSQVALGPELLGRILDGRGLPLDGKPAPQCSDVLSLQGRPINPMERGPIKEVLDVGVKAINGMLTIGRGQRLGLVAGSGVGKSVLLGMMTRFTEADVVVIGLIGERGREVQAFIEESLGPVGLAKSVLIAAPANESPVLRLKATHMTHVIAEYFRDQGKNVLMLVDSLTRVAHAQREIGLAVGEPPTAKGYPPSVFALLPNLIERAGVGRHGVGSITAIYTVLAEGDDANDPIVDIARASLDGQVMLSRKLADAAHYPAIDLNGSISRVMQNLLSPEDHKLANRFRRLWSLYQQNQDLIQVGAYEAGTNHELDQAIRLRPAMESFLQQDMHTSLDAQTTRHEVQALMAQ from the coding sequence ATGAATTTTGATGCCGAAGTCGGTCAACTGGTCGCCAATCTGCACGCACCTACCCCCCAACGCAGCGGCACTCTGGCACGCTTGGTGGGCATGCGGCTTGAGACGCGCGGCCTGATGGCGCCTTTGGGCGCTTGCTGCGAAGTGGTGGGCCAATTTGGCCACCGCGTCGAAGCCGAGGTGGTGGGCTTCAACGATTCAACGCTTTACCTTTTGCCCTTCACCGAGCCCCAGGGCATTGGGCCGGGCGCCAGAGTCAGTGTGCTCAGCCACACCTCGCAAGTGGCATTGGGCCCCGAACTTTTAGGCCGAATCCTGGACGGCCGAGGCTTGCCACTGGACGGCAAACCGGCCCCCCAATGCAGTGATGTGCTCAGCCTGCAGGGGCGGCCGATCAACCCCATGGAACGCGGCCCCATCAAGGAGGTGCTGGACGTGGGCGTCAAAGCCATCAACGGCATGCTGACGATTGGCAGGGGCCAACGCTTGGGCTTGGTCGCAGGCTCGGGTGTTGGCAAAAGCGTGCTGCTGGGGATGATGACCCGCTTCACCGAAGCCGATGTGGTGGTCATTGGCCTGATTGGCGAACGCGGCCGTGAGGTGCAAGCGTTCATCGAGGAATCCTTGGGCCCGGTCGGTCTGGCCAAGTCGGTGTTGATTGCCGCACCCGCCAACGAGTCGCCCGTGTTGCGCCTCAAAGCCACCCACATGACCCACGTCATTGCCGAATACTTTCGCGACCAAGGCAAAAACGTTTTGATGCTGGTGGACAGCCTGACCCGCGTGGCGCACGCCCAACGCGAAATTGGTCTGGCCGTGGGCGAGCCGCCTACCGCCAAGGGCTACCCCCCCTCGGTGTTTGCGCTGTTGCCCAACCTGATTGAACGCGCTGGTGTGGGCCGCCACGGCGTGGGCTCCATCACCGCCATTTACACCGTGCTGGCCGAAGGCGACGACGCCAACGACCCGATTGTGGACATCGCCCGCGCCTCGCTCGACGGACAAGTGATGCTGTCGCGAAAACTGGCCGATGCTGCGCACTACCCCGCGATTGACCTCAATGGCTCGATTTCGCGCGTCATGCAGAACCTGCTCTCGCCCGAAGACCACAAGCTGGCCAACCGTTTTCGCAGGCTGTGGTCGCTGTACCAGCAAAACCAGGACCTGATTCAAGTGGGCGCCTATGAAGCGGGCACCAACCACGAGCTGGACCAGGCCATCCGACTGCGCCCCGCCATGGAAAGCTTTTTGCAGCAAGACATGCACACCAGCTTGGATGCGCAAACCACACGCCACGAAGTTCAAGCCCTGATGGCCCAATAA
- the fliF gene encoding flagellar basal-body MS-ring/collar protein FliF, giving the protein MATASAAMNTGMITMPSGGDNTPATVGGNSTAVATTATGNPGGNGAGNGAATGTGLSPWSTKGLSESFSTMVNQPSVRRVLPLIVMLIVLVIFGLTYSWMNVTPYRPVMPGLQEADQQKAYETLKTANFNPKIDPATGQLTVPSPRFHEARILLASQGLPKAGATGLDGLKEQSSMTTSQFMEQVKVNAAMEQELARSIMQIGSVQSARVHLATPKQSVFVRDRTPPKASVVLAPYPGRAVSASQVQAIVHLVSSSVPYLAPDHVTVVDNVGKLMTESATEQKLGLTSAQEQHKQHLEEVYRGRIMQILSPMVGEANVRSQVNLSLDFTQIESTTEDFDNKDKGPRTRSEVLAEDRAANRAAEGIPGALANSPPADPTTSNNTQVDANKGQGESGSKLSSRSTRNFELDRTVRHVRNASGGVMKVSVAVVVNERPAPPPAKDAPAVPNAPTSVPYTPQELDQMLQVVRGVVGFDPQRGDNVSVVPAKFEPIANMETIPWYLEDAVQTAIKSGLVAISFIVFMLIVVRPIMRNIYESNAATQEQAKAALSDGELSEDDMRMIQIGEGDSLQEIKAKLKPKKSSISMDMLDTANTYDDKVALIRMLVAEDSGRVANVLKGMIKVN; this is encoded by the coding sequence ATGGCTACAGCAAGCGCAGCAATGAACACAGGCATGATCACCATGCCTTCGGGCGGTGACAACACCCCAGCCACCGTCGGGGGCAACTCCACGGCGGTGGCCACCACGGCAACGGGAAACCCTGGCGGCAATGGGGCAGGCAACGGTGCAGCCACGGGCACAGGCCTGAGCCCCTGGAGCACCAAGGGCCTTTCTGAGTCCTTCAGCACCATGGTCAACCAACCCTCGGTCCGCCGAGTTTTGCCGCTGATCGTGATGCTCATCGTGTTGGTCATTTTTGGACTGACCTATTCCTGGATGAACGTGACGCCTTATCGTCCCGTGATGCCTGGTTTGCAAGAGGCCGACCAGCAAAAAGCGTACGAAACGCTCAAGACCGCGAACTTCAACCCCAAGATCGACCCGGCCACCGGCCAACTCACCGTTCCCAGCCCGCGCTTTCATGAGGCCCGCATCTTATTGGCCTCGCAAGGTTTGCCCAAGGCAGGCGCCACCGGCCTGGACGGTCTGAAAGAGCAGTCCTCCATGACCACCAGCCAGTTCATGGAGCAAGTGAAAGTGAATGCGGCCATGGAGCAGGAGCTGGCCCGCAGCATCATGCAAATTGGCAGCGTGCAAAGTGCCCGTGTCCATCTGGCCACGCCCAAGCAAAGCGTTTTTGTGCGCGACCGCACGCCCCCCAAAGCCTCCGTGGTGTTGGCACCCTACCCTGGCCGCGCCGTGTCGGCTTCGCAGGTGCAGGCCATCGTGCATTTGGTCTCGTCCAGCGTGCCTTACTTGGCCCCAGACCATGTCACCGTGGTCGACAACGTGGGCAAGCTGATGACGGAATCGGCCACTGAGCAAAAGCTTGGCCTGACATCTGCACAAGAGCAGCACAAGCAGCACCTAGAAGAGGTCTACCGCGGCCGGATCATGCAGATCCTGTCGCCGATGGTGGGCGAAGCCAATGTGCGCTCACAAGTGAACTTGTCGCTGGATTTCACTCAGATCGAAAGCACCACCGAAGACTTTGACAACAAAGACAAAGGCCCACGCACCCGTTCGGAAGTGTTGGCCGAAGACCGCGCTGCCAACCGTGCCGCTGAAGGCATTCCGGGCGCACTGGCCAACAGCCCTCCAGCCGATCCCACCACCAGCAACAACACCCAGGTGGATGCCAACAAAGGCCAAGGCGAATCGGGCAGCAAACTCAGCAGCCGATCGACCCGCAACTTTGAACTCGACCGCACCGTTCGCCATGTGCGCAACGCCAGCGGTGGTGTGATGAAAGTCAGTGTGGCGGTGGTCGTGAACGAGCGCCCTGCTCCACCTCCTGCCAAAGACGCGCCTGCGGTGCCCAACGCCCCCACCAGCGTGCCCTACACCCCCCAAGAGCTGGACCAAATGCTGCAGGTGGTGCGTGGTGTGGTGGGCTTTGACCCCCAACGGGGTGACAACGTGTCGGTGGTACCGGCCAAGTTTGAACCCATTGCCAACATGGAAACCATTCCGTGGTACCTCGAAGATGCGGTGCAGACCGCCATCAAGAGCGGCTTGGTGGCCATCAGCTTCATCGTATTCATGCTGATCGTGGTACGCCCCATCATGCGCAACATCTACGAATCGAATGCCGCCACCCAGGAACAGGCCAAGGCCGCACTCAGCGATGGCGAATTGAGCGAAGACGACATGCGCATGATTCAGATTGGCGAAGGCGACAGCCTGCAAGAGATCAAGGCCAAGCTCAAGCCCAAGAAGTCGAGCATCTCGATGGACATGCTGGACACCGCCAACACCTACGACGACAAGGTGGCCCTCATCCGAATGCTGGTGGCCGAAGACTCAGGCCGTGTGGCCAACGTGCTCAAGGGCATGATCAAGGTCAACTGA
- a CDS encoding sigma-54 interaction domain-containing protein, whose translation MKPTAASTPLALWLDPETPLSPEHSQALHNSGWALMPIHTLDMLLSQAADAAIVVLHLGVDMTRLKAVQQLLQEAGLSLPVVARVDRHELELAVEASRCGAMAVLASDDVRPASWLRLHNHLSPNPARPTVQPMRSVVFVDPASQHLLALAKKVAQAEVTALLVGPTGSGKEVLARVLHEASGRARGPFVALNCAAMPDNLIEDMLFGHEKGAFTGAHREQKGLFEQAQGGTLFLDEIGEMPMHLQSKLLRVLQERQLTRLGGQATIQLNVRIVAATNKDLKKAIVEREFREDLYYRIATFRMRLLPLCERPGDIIPLAMQCLLQHDNKPWQLHPHAQAQLMQYPWPGNVRELENVMRRAMVLCTDHVVTPAHLMFDDWLTSAVVIPATSHSTPHEAFVASRTVDMEDMSHNACATRSDGEHPSVGTPENAPADEAPAWTAMANRSTNATWTVPTPVAAPSATDLQSAARMNEHQVIMATLAATPSKTEAAKRLGISPRTLRYKLAQLREHGLSMANAY comes from the coding sequence GTGAAGCCAACTGCTGCATCTACCCCTCTGGCCCTTTGGCTGGACCCTGAAACACCGCTGAGCCCCGAGCACAGCCAAGCCCTGCACAACAGTGGCTGGGCTTTGATGCCCATCCACACGCTGGACATGTTGTTGTCACAAGCGGCCGATGCTGCCATCGTGGTTCTGCACCTGGGTGTTGACATGACACGACTGAAGGCGGTGCAGCAACTGCTGCAAGAGGCAGGCCTGAGTCTGCCTGTGGTGGCACGCGTTGACCGACATGAATTGGAGTTGGCCGTGGAAGCGAGCCGTTGTGGCGCCATGGCCGTGCTGGCCAGCGACGATGTGCGCCCCGCCTCTTGGTTGCGTCTGCACAACCACCTGAGCCCCAACCCTGCACGCCCCACCGTTCAACCCATGCGCAGCGTGGTGTTTGTGGACCCGGCCAGCCAGCACCTGCTGGCATTGGCCAAAAAAGTGGCGCAAGCCGAAGTCACCGCCTTGCTGGTGGGCCCCACGGGTTCGGGCAAAGAAGTGCTGGCGCGTGTGTTGCACGAAGCCTCGGGCCGAGCCCGCGGCCCCTTTGTGGCACTCAACTGCGCGGCCATGCCAGACAACCTGATCGAAGACATGTTGTTTGGTCATGAAAAAGGCGCTTTCACGGGCGCCCACCGCGAACAAAAAGGCCTGTTCGAGCAGGCCCAGGGTGGCACCTTGTTTCTGGATGAAATTGGCGAAATGCCCATGCATCTGCAAAGCAAATTGTTGCGCGTGCTGCAAGAGCGCCAGCTCACTCGCCTGGGCGGTCAAGCCACCATCCAATTGAATGTGCGCATCGTGGCGGCCACCAACAAAGACCTCAAGAAAGCCATTGTGGAGCGCGAGTTCCGCGAGGACTTGTATTACCGCATCGCCACCTTCCGTATGCGTTTGCTGCCCCTGTGTGAGCGCCCTGGCGACATCATTCCGCTGGCCATGCAATGCCTGCTGCAGCATGACAACAAGCCCTGGCAACTGCACCCACATGCGCAGGCCCAGTTGATGCAATACCCCTGGCCCGGCAATGTGCGCGAGTTGGAAAATGTGATGCGCCGTGCCATGGTGCTGTGCACCGACCATGTGGTGACCCCCGCGCACCTGATGTTTGACGATTGGTTGACAAGCGCTGTCGTGATCCCAGCTACATCACACAGCACGCCCCACGAAGCCTTTGTGGCGTCGCGGACTGTCGACATGGAAGACATGAGCCATAACGCTTGCGCCACCCGAAGCGATGGTGAGCACCCCAGCGTTGGCACCCCAGAAAACGCGCCAGCTGATGAAGCCCCTGCCTGGACAGCCATGGCCAATCGCTCAACCAACGCCACCTGGACCGTGCCCACCCCAGTGGCTGCGCCCAGCGCCACCGACCTGCAAAGCGCGGCCCGCATGAACGAACACCAAGTGATCATGGCCACGCTGGCCGCAACGCCCAGCAAAACCGAGGCCGCCAAACGCCTGGGCATCAGCCCCCGCACCTTGCGATACAAGCTGGCCCAGTTGCGTGAGCACGGTCTGAGCATGGCCAACGCCTACTGA
- the fliE gene encoding flagellar hook-basal body complex protein FliE: MIDKAISPASIQSMLQTLRSHQAQASGPMQGLPSTADAIGGAGGAGKTGFSELVSGALGQVNQLQVQSSEMRNAFDRGEDIALTDVVLGMQKSSLAFEATLQVRNKVLKAYEDILNMPV, encoded by the coding sequence ATGATCGACAAAGCCATCTCTCCTGCCAGCATCCAGTCGATGCTGCAAACCTTGCGCAGCCACCAGGCCCAAGCCTCGGGACCGATGCAGGGCCTGCCCAGCACGGCGGACGCCATCGGCGGCGCTGGCGGCGCGGGCAAAACCGGGTTTTCTGAATTGGTGTCGGGCGCCCTGGGGCAAGTCAACCAGTTGCAAGTGCAATCTTCTGAGATGCGCAACGCCTTTGACCGCGGCGAAGACATCGCCCTGACCGATGTGGTGCTGGGCATGCAGAAATCGTCCTTGGCTTTCGAGGCCACCTTGCAGGTGCGCAACAAAGTGCTCAAGGCCTACGAAGACATCTTGAACATGCCTGTCTGA